GGAAACGCGCATTGAACCAGCCGAGGATCTTCATCTTGTAGAGGCTCACGGCGCGCGCCTTGAGCGGATCCGTTTCGGTACCCTCTTTCACGCCATCCGGCGAGCCTTCACCCTCCGGCACGCTGGCGTCGGGCTGCGGGCCGGCGTCCAGGGTTTCGTCCACTTGCTTCGCGATCTCGGCGTCCGGCGGCGGCGCCTCGGCGTCCCCCTTGGCGACCTCGCTGGTGGGGATCTCCTTCGGATCGTCCTTCGCGGTTTCCGAAGGGGCGCTCTTCTCTTCAAAGCGCTTGATGGGGATCGGCGGCTGCTTCTTCCACATGTCCGGCAGCTTGGCGCGCACCTTCTTGCGGCCGCCGAGCTTGAGCAGAGGCAGGTCGTCCATCACCGGTTGCACGGCGATCGGGATCTCCTTGGGCGGCGGTGGTTCCTTGGCCACGATCTTGGCGTTGCCCGCGCCGGCCAAGATCAGCAGCAGCACGAACGCCATTTGAATCACCGCCGCGAACACCACGGCCGTCGAGATCTCGACGGTGGAGAAGGTGCTGGCGGAGGTGCTGCTCATGGTCAGGGAGCGGAGCCCGCGGGGGCACTACCACCCGAACCGGGCTGCTTCGGGCTGGGCTCGTCGTCCGGAACCTCTTCGAGCTCCGGCTGCACGAGCAGGTTGAGGGACTCCACGCCGCTGTTCCGCGCCGCAGCAACAACCAAAGCCACGACACCGTAGCGAGCGTCCTTGTCGGCGCGGATGAAGAGCTGGCGCTCTTTCTGGACGCGGGCGCTCTCTTTCAGGGCCTGGTCGATGCGACCGGTGACGTCTTTCTCGCCGAACAGGATGCGCTCGTCTTTGGTGACGGTGACCAACAGCCGCGCGTCCTTCACCGGCGTTTGCGCGGCCTTCACCTCCGGCAAGTCGATGCGCAGACCGGTGGTGAGCAGCGGCGCGGTGACCATGAACACCACGAGCAGCACCAGCATGACGTCGACGAGCGGCGTCACGTTGATGTCGCGGAAGCCCCCGCGCCCGCCACGGCCGCCGCCGAGCTTGACGCCCACGCGTCAGCCTCCCGCGTAGCCCATTTGAGGCGCCGGGGGTGGGCGATCCGACTGCTTCACCAGCGGCACGGCGGACGTGGGCCCGCCGGGATCCGCCGCCAGCGTCTCCGCCCAGGCTTCCGCGGATGCCCCCAGCTCCTCCAGCAGATCCCCGATGCGACGGTCGACGTAGTTGAAGCCGATGGTCGCCGGAATCGCCGCCACCAAGCCGAAGGCCGTGGCGATCAACGCTTCACCGATGGCCGGCGCGACGACCGGGAGCGAAGCGCTCTTCTCTACGCCGATGCGGAGGAACGCGCTCATGATGCCCCACACCGTGCCGAACAGACCGATGAAGGGCGACGCGGATGCGATGCTGGAGAGCGTGGGCATCAGCGTGGCCGCCCGCTGGTACTCCGACGCGATGGCCCGCTTGGCCACCGCCATGAGTAGATCCGAGCTGAGGTTCGGGTGGTGGTGGCGCTTGGCGAGCTCCAACACCACCCGACCGCCAGGCGAAGCCCGGTGCTTCAGAGCCAGCGAGATGAGGTCGGACGCCGAGGAAACCCCCTCCGCGTCCTTCTCGAACTTGTGCTGCGCCGTCCGGAGGCGCCCGAGCTGCAGCCACTTCAAGATCCAGATGATCCAGACCGCCGTGGAGGCCAGGAGCAGGATCAAGAGCACGACTTTCACCACGCCCGACGAGTCCAGCATGAGCTGGACCGGATCGAGGTTCGCCTGGGCCCCGTCGGTCATGGCTTAAGCCTATAGCTGAATTCCGCTGGTTTTGCTCATTCGCCGAGCATGACGTCGACGCGCCGGTCCCGCGACCAGCTCGATTCGTCCGTGCCCGTGGCGTCCATTTCGCCGCGGGAGCTGGTCACCACCTTGCCGTCGTCCAAGCCCTTCTGGACGATGAAGGCCTTGACGTTGTCGGCGCGCCGGCCGCCCAGCACCATGTTGTAGTCCTCGTCGCCGCGGGGATCGGCGTGACCCACCAAGCGCATCTCGCGCCCTGCGAGCGGACCGCTGGTGAAGCAGGTGGCGAGCTGTCCCAGGATCTTGTGGTCCTGCGGGCGGATGTGCGCGGAGTCGAAGGCAAAGTAGGCATCCGAGTCCGAAATCCCGCAGGCCTTCTTGATCTCCTCGGAGATGTTGATCTGGCTCTTGCTCGGATCGTCGTCGGGCTTGGGGTTGTCTTCCGTGGCGGCGGTGGCGGTGGGGGCGGTGGTGTCGCCCGTGGGAGCCATGGGCGGCTTCTTCTCGTCTCCTCCGCATCCCACGAGAAGGGCAGAGCCTAGAGCGAGCGTCAGCAAAGTGGTCGGCTTCATCCGGATGTCTCCTTGTCTCGGAATGGAAAAAAGCGAGGCCAGCCCTTGGCCAGCCTCCGTGGCAACGCCCGCCCCACTCACAAAGTGCCTGCGGCGATCAACGAGCGTCGACCATCGGGGATTCCCATTGATAGTCGCGTGGGAGCGGGTGCGCAATGGGTGCTTGAGGCCCGAAAATGTGCTGTTTTTCGTCCCGCCGGGACGAAGTGCCCCGCCAAAATTCCGCTTCAGCGGGAAGCGGCGAGATAGGCCAGGATGCCCAGGGTACCCCCGATGAACAGCAGGATGAGGGCGATGCTTCCCGCCCGTGACTGGCTCTCAGGGCGTGGAGAGCGCAGGGTCTCGAGCTGGGCCATGGCCAGCGCCAGCACGCTCTTCAGGTGCTTCTCGGCGCTCTCTCCCCGCTCTCGGTCCCCGGACATGCCGCGGTAGCGCACCGCCGCCTCCACCAGCCGTCCGTTGCTTTGGCAGTACTCGAGGAAGGTTCCGTGCAGCGCTTGGTTGTCCCAGTCGTCGAGCACCTTCTTCCACAGCGCTTCGAGAGTGGGATCGGTGACGTCGCCGCTCATCTCAGACGATCCCGAGCTCCCGCGAGAGGCGCCGTGTGATGGCGAAGTAGTCCTGACGCGAGTACGGCTCGTTCAGTATGTGGAAGTCCTTGCCGGAGAGCCCCACGCAGCCAAAGCAATACGTGCAGCGTGACAGCGCGACGCAGCGCACCAGATAGGAGCTCGCGCTGCAGCTCTCGCTCTCCGTGCAGTGATGGCAGCCCAGGAGGCCCTGGCCGTCCTTGCAGTGACTGCTGTCCGTGCACTCTCGGCAGCGAACGCAGTAGTGACAGCGGACCAGTCGCTCTCCCTCTCGGCAGAAGGTGCAGCTCATGCAACCGCTGCAGCTCACGCATTGAACGCAGCCGACGTTGTCGCGCTGGCGCTCGAAGCTCAGCGTCAGCTCGCGAAATCGAGCTTCGAAGTCGCGGGCACCGAGCTCCGTCATGGCTTCAGGGGCGGATGCCGCGACGCAGAGCGGCTGCGGCTTCCCGCGTTTGCGGCTCGTCCGCGTACTCTTCCAGGCGTCGAAGACGCTGTACCAATATGGGCTTCTTGTGCGGCGGCTGCTCCTCGAGCAGGCGGCCCAAGACCGTGATCGCGTCCCGCGCGCGTTCCTCGTCGAAGTGCTCGAGCAGCTGCAGCTGTACCGGCTGCTCTTCGGGAAACGCGAAGCCCTCTCTCAAGCACTCGTCTGCGGCGCGGGTGATGGCGCCGCGCGTCTCGCTGGCCATCAGCCGATCCAACAGGCGCAGACGGAGCTTTTCCCGCTCGTCCGCGTCCCCCCGCGGCAGCTGGACGATGCGCGCCGCGCGGCGAGGTGCGGGCTCCGCCTTCACGGGTTTCGGCGCGACGGGCTCCTCCGGAGTCGCCGTGGCCGCCGCCAGCGCTGCAGCCGCTTTGCTTCCGGGCGACGCGGACGCCACTACGGAGCGTCGCGTCGGTCGCGCGAGCAGGGGCGAGTTGGGTCGCCGCGCTGCAATCATCACCGGCTCTGCCGCCGGCCGAGCTTCGGTGCGGCCGCGGCGCCTTCGCCTCCGGCCTCCGCCGGACCTCTGGCGTTGTCCATCCATGGGTCGATGTTCCTTTCGCTACGGATGAGCGACCTGCGCTACTTCCGTAGCCTCCGGCGTGAGCCCGTTCCCCGGTTGGGCGGCCCGACGCCGAACGGCGTCGCGGGGCCCTCTCCCGCCGAATGCGCCCCGGTCAATAGCACAGACTTCTTCCGGCGCTCGGCAAAAATTCCGCGCTGCTGACGGATCCGTGTGGCGCCCTGGTGGCGCGCCGCTATGGTGTCGGCAGGGCGGCCGAGATGGTGGAGCACGGCGAAAAGGTTTGGCAAAACGGTGAGATCGTGGACTGGGCCCAGGCGGGCCAGGCCTCGCTCCTCACTCACACGTTGCACTATGGGGTGGGCGCGTTCGAGGGCATCCGCTGCTATCGACGCGCCGGCGGCGAGAGCTGCATCTTCCGCCTCCAGGAGCACGTGGACCGGCTGTTCGAGTCCTGCCGCTTGGTGCTGATGAAGCCGAAAGTGTCGCGCGGTCAGGTCTTCGATGGCTGCATCCAGGTGATGCGGGAGAACCGCCTGGACGAAGCCTATCTGCGGCCGCTGGTGACCATCGGCGACGGCGCCATGGGCGTGTACGCTCCGGACAACCCGGTGAACACCTACGTGATCGGGTGGAAGTGGGGCACGTACCTGGGCAAGGACGCGCTGGAGAGCGGCATTCGCTGTCGTATCAGCTCGTTCTCGCGTCATCACATCAACGTGTCTTTCGCCAAGGGAAAGCTCGTCGGCCAGTACATCAATTCCGTGATGGCCAAACAGGAAGCCAAGCTCGACGGTTTCGACGAGGCCATTCTCACGGACGTGAATGGCTACGTGAGTGAAGGTTCGGGAGAGAACATCTTCGTGGTGAAGAAGGGCGTCCTTCGCACGCCGCCGCTGTCGGCCTCCATCTTGGCCGGCATCACTCGCGACACCGTGCTCACCCTCGCTCGGGAGCAGGGCATTCGCGTGCGTGAGGAGTACATCACACGGGACGAGCTCTACCTTGCCGACGAAGTGTTCTTCACGGGCACTGCCGCGGAGGTCACTCCGGTGGTGGAGGTGGATCACCGTCCCATTGGCAGCGGCAAGGTGGGAGAGATCTCGCGCACCTTGCAGCAGCGGTACTTCGACGTCGTTCGCGGCAAGGACGACTCGCATCCCGAGTGGCTCACGCGCATCTGAAATCCGCGCTGCTGCTGTTCGTGGCGGCCTGCAGCCCCGCGCCGGAGGCGAAATCACCGCCGCCCAGCGCTGGTCCGACCCCGGCCGTTACCGCGGCGAGCCAACCAAAACCCGAACCCCTGGCGGATGCGCAGTGGAAGCAGGTGGCCTCGCGCTTCCAGTCGCTCGAGGTTCCGCTGCCAATGGCCTCCGAGTGGCAGGTGCTGGACGGCAAGCACGAGCTGCGGGCGATTCACCGTCCCACGGACTCCGAGCTCAGCGCACGGCTTTGGCGCGCGTCGCGCTTGGTGAGTCGAGACGAGTGCGAGAAGCAGCTGCACCTGTGGCGGCCCGATCTGCCGAACCCCAGCGAAGCTCCGGAAACCGTGCTGGACTCTCGCGACATCACGGCGCCGGCGGGCTTTTCGGTGACGGTCACCGCGGGCGTGCGGCGCACGGACACGTCTCTGGAAGGGTATCTGCTCGCCATCGGAGTGGCGGTGGGACAGTGCTACGCCGCCTCTTTCGTGACGCATGCTGTTGGTCCGGGCGCGGAAACCGCCATTGGCGACCGCCTGGCCGTCGTGGGAGAGCGCGTGCTGCCCCGCGTGCAGCGCGTGGGCGTCGAAGGGCGGATCTACTAGAAGCTCGATACGGCGCGCTCGACGCGGGCTTGGAGCTTCTTGCTCAGCAGGCCCACGGTGACGACGGAGAGGGACGCGCGGCGCACCATGTGCTCGGCGGCGCGGCGCACGTCCTCGGTGCTCACGTCGGACAGCTCGGCGAGGCGTTCTGCCGGCGTGCGCGCCACGCCGGTGAGCATCCCGAAGCCGAAGAACTCGGCGGCCTCGGCGGGATCGTCGAGCAGCTCTTGGAGTTGCCAAGCGTAGCGGGTCTTGGCCTTGTCGAGCTCTTCTGCAGTGGGGCCCTGGGCGGCGAGGTCTTTCATCAAGCCGAAGACCTCGTCGAGCACCTCCGGCGCGCGCTCGTGCTCGGACTCCGCGGCGATGTCGAATAGCCCGCCCTCGGCGTACGCCTCGTACGCGGCGGACACGTCGTAGCAAAGGCCGCGGCTGTCGCAGATGCGGTGATACAGGCGCGTGGACATGCCGTCGTCCAACACACGCAGCAGCATTTCCGTCGCTGGCTCTCCCGGGTCGTGGTCTCCCGGAGCGCGGAAGGCAACGCGCACCGCCGTCTGGCTGCCTTGGTGGCGCACGTGGCGGAAGCGAGCTTCCGTCTGCTCGGGCACGGCAGGGGAGCGGGGCTGACCGCCCCGCGCAATGGGCCCGAGCCCGGCCCGCACCTGCGCTTCCACGTCGGCGGCGTTCACGGGACCGGCCACCGTGAGCACGGTGTTGTCGCCCACGTAGTGCGCCCCGTGGTGCTCGTGGAGCAACGGCTCCGTCATGCGCTCCACGTGCTCGATGCTGCCGGTGATGGGATAGCCGAGGGGGTGCTCGCCGAAGGCCAGCTGTCGCACGAGGTTGTCGGGATCCACGTCGGTGCCGCTCTCGTCCAGGCCTTCCAGGATCTCCTCCCGGACGATGCCCTTTTCGATGTCCATGCCGTCGAACACCGGAGAGCGGAACACCTCGCAGAACAAGGGCAGCGCTCGGCTCAGGCTCTCGGGCGGTACGGCGATGGCCATGGTGCCGTGGTCCACGTAGGTGGCGGCGACCAACGTCCCGCCCAGGCTCTCGAAGGCCAGGGCTTGCTCGTGAGACGACGGATGGCGCGGCGTCCCTCGATACAGCATGTGCTCGAGAAAGTGGCTGACGCCGTTGTTCTCCGCCGACTCGTAGCGTGGCCCCACCCGCAAATGTGCGTCGATGACCACGCGATGGACCTTCTCCATGGGCACCACCACGAGGGTGAGGCCGTTGTCGAAGGTCGTGATTTGTCGGGTGAGCTCGGACTTCACGAGCCGTCCGACTCGTCGTCCTTGCCCTCTTCCAAGATCCTGGGATCGATCAGGATCTTGTCCTTCGCCTTGTCCCGAAGCTCGACGATGTAACGCGAGATGGCGTCGCGCGCCTTGGCGGCGCGCAGACCATCGAGCACGTCCACGCGGTCCTTCTCGAAGTCCTCGTGCTTGGCCATCGTCTTCTCCTTGAGCTGGAGCACGGCGAGGCCGGTGTCGGTGGTGAGCGGCTTCTTCACCACGGCATCCACCTTGTCCAAGGCGAACACGTCGTGGGCGGGATTCTCGCCGGCCGTCGTGTTCAGTGACGGTCCGCCAATCTCGTTGAAGGGTGCGGAGATCTCGACGCGGGGGCGGTTGTCGGCCGAAAGCGGCTTCGGCTCTTCGTCCTTCTTGCCGGCGAAGTGCGGCAAGAGGTAGCTCCGGGAAAGCTCCTTCACGACGTCCTCGAGCTTGTCTCCCTTTTGGGCGCGCTCGATGACCTCGTCGGCAAACTTCTTCGTGAGGGCGTCCGCCTCGAGCGCTACGGCGAGGCGCCGCGCGTTCGCCAAGCGGCCGACCTTGTCGATGGAGCTCTCGGCGAGCTTTCCGTCGAGACGCAGGATGTGAAAGCCGCGCGCCGTCTCCAGCACCGGGCTCACTTCACCGGGTTTCATCTTGGCGGCGGCCTCACCAAGCTCCTTGGCGCCCACGCCGTAGCCTTCCCCGAGGCAGCCGACCTCACCACCCCAAGTGGCGCTCGAGCCCTGGCTCAGGTCGCGGGCGACCAGGTCGAAGGGCTCCTTGTTCTTGAGGCGGGCGGCGGCGTCCTCGATCTTCTTGCGCAGATCGACCTTGTTTTCGTCCGGCGTCTCGGGATCCACCGGCACCAAGATCTCGCTGACCAGCAGGCAGCCCGCAGTCCAGTTCTTCTTGTCGGCCTTCCAGGCTTCGTCGAGCTGCTGCGGGTTCTCTTTGGCCCAGGCCTCCATCGCCGCGTCGGAAGTATCCACGGCGTACTTGGCGAACCAGGCCTTGTCGACGTGAACGATGCGCGCGACCGCCTTCGAGCGTTCCCGCGTCCACTGAGCTTCCGCTTCCTTCACGGAAACCCGAACCCGTGCCCGAACCAAGTCCCGCACGCGCGCGGCGATCAGCTCGCGGCGCTGCATCTCCTTGAACTCCTTGGGCGACCGGTTGGTGGTGTTGCGCACCACGCGTTCGTAGATCTTGTAGTCGAACGCTTCGGTCTGGACGCTCTTCACCGGCAGCTCGCGGACGCCGTCTTCCCCGATGCCGAGGCTGTAGGAGAGGAAGCTGACTTGCCCCACGGGAATCGAGACGTGCGCCTTCCCCGTCGCCAGCTCGTCGTCGATCTCCTTCTCGCTGATGGAGACGCCCAGACGTTCGGCCTCGGAGAGCAGGAGCTCACGCTCCACCAGACCCTCGGCGACCTGACGGCGAAGTCCCATCGCGCGGATCTTCTTCTGTGGCACGCCGCGAGGGACGATCAGGCCGAAGGAGGCGAAGTATTCCTTGCGGTCGACGCAGCGGTCCATGACCTTGACTGCGCAGTCACGCGACAACGCCGACTGGGTAGCTTGCCGCCCCGCCCGGAACTCCAGGACGAAGACGATGATGATGGCGAAGACGACGGCCCCGATGATGACTTGGCCGGCTCCGCCGCGTCGAAAAAGGCTCAACATGGGCGGGATTCCTGAGCGCGCAGCTGCCGCGCGCGGGGGGCCGCAATACCATGCAGCCCCGGGGTGGTCTATCCGTCAGCGCGTCGCGGATTTCGGCAGCGACAGGGCGTAGCGAAGCTGATCCAGGAGGTCCGCGTCATTGACCGCCTTCTCGAAGACGACCTCGTACCAGGTGTCGAGCACCCGGGCCCTGTCACCCGGATCATGCACGGGGACAACGCTGGTTCTCACCTCGCCGTAGCCCGCGCTCACGGCGCCGGCGCCCAGCTGGCGCGCCCTCTCGAACAGCTGCTCCCCTGATTCACCTGGAAATTCCGAAGCTTGCGCCTTGGTGATGAATCGGACGGAGAGCGCGCCACCCACCACGGCGCTCACCCCGCTGTCCATGATGAGGTTGTCGCGAACACGATCCGCGAGCTGAACTGCGTCGGCGGTCGTTCGATAAATCTCGAAGCCGTCGCTTGCGAGGCGCTTCTTGAGCTCGCTGGGGGTTGGATTGGGCATGTGGCTTGCAGCCTCCGGTGCTCGAAGGCCTTTATTCCAAGGGTCGTGAGCGACCGGACCGCCGGCCGTCACTCTCTAACTTAACGAATATTTCAGGAAAAACCGATGAATAGCCCGCTCCCCCTCTGGGTCGAGGTTGCGTTAGGAACTTCGCAGACCCGTTCGTCAGCGTCAAGGAGCGTGCGTCTGGGCCACAGGTCGGCCCAGGGGACGGAAGTACCCAGGTTTGCTATGTTGCCCCGAACCGTGAGTCCTCGCAGCAACACTCCTCCCCCAGGGGCCCTCCATGGCACACGGCGTCAAGAGGGCGGGGCTCGGCGCGAGGCCTCGGAGCGCGTGGTGCTGCGGCGTGAGGGGGTCGAGGTCATGGGCTGGACCCTGAACCTGAGCCGCGGTGGTGTTCGCATCATCGTGGAGGATCCCATCGAGCTCGATGGCGAGTACGACATCCTGATCGGGGACGAAGAGGGGTCCGGACGCAAGGGGCGCATCGTTTGGATCCAGGACGAAGCCGACGGCCAGATCGCGGGCGTGCAGTTTGTGACCGCTGACGGCAAGTTGGAGAGCGGCCCGCCGCCGAAGACCGACGCCGGCTGACTCCCCACGCATGAGTGCGCGCGAGCTGCTCGGAGACTCGGGGCCCCTGTCCCGTCACTTGCCGGGCTACGAAGTCCGCGCGGGTCAGCTCGAGATGGCGGACGCGGTGGAGCGCGCCCTGGCGGAAGATCGCATCCTCTTGTGCGAGGCCGGAACCGGGACGGGCAAGACGCTGGCGTATCTGGTGCCGGCCATCCTCTCCGGGCGCAAGGTGGTGGTGTCGACGGCGACGCGCGCGCTGCAAGAGCAGATCGCCGAGCGAGACTTGCCGCTCATCGAGCGAGCGCTGGGCATCGATCCCCGTGCCCAGGTGATGAAGGGCCTTTCGAACTATCTGTGCTTGCGCCGCTTCGAAGAAGCACGTCGGCGCAGCCTGGGCTCCGCCATCGGTACGGTGGAAAACTGGCGCCGGGAGACCGAGAGCGGAGATATCGCCGAGCTCGACGCCCTGGCAGAAGATGCCGCCATCTGGCGCGAGGTCACGTCCTCGAGCGATACGCGGGTGGGCAGCGCCTGCGAGCACTACGAAGAGTGTTTCGTCACGCGCATGAAGCGACGCGCGGAGCGAGCGCGGCTCTTGATCGTGAATCACCACTTGTTCTTCGCCGATCTGGCCCTGCGCGGGCCCCACCCCGGCCGCGTGATCCCGGACTACGACGCCGTGATCTTCGACGAAGCGCACCAGCTGGAGGACGTCGCCACGGACTTCTTTGGCATTCGCGTGTCCAGCGCGCGCATCGACGCTTTCCTTCGGGACGCGGAGCGCGCGTTCCTGTTCGCCGATTCCCTGAAGCTCGGCAGCTCCGGCCGCTGGGAGAGCGTGGTGAATGCCGTGCGCACCGCCGCCGAACGGTTCTGGCGTCAGCTTTCGGGGGATGCTGGTGCGGCGCGGGAAAGCCGCGTCCCCGTGGAACGTGATCTGTGGGTGGGGGAGCTCGCGGCCGCGTGGCACGAGCTCGATGCGCGGCTGGAGGACGTCGCGAACGTCGCGGCGTCCATCCGTGGCGCGCTATCCGGTCCGCGTCAGAAGCTGCACGGCGCCGTCGGGCTCTCCGAGGCGCTGGAGGTGGTGGAGCGTCGCGCGGGGGAAGCGAGGGACAACCTCGCGGTGATCGCCGAAGGCGCGCCGGGGCGCGTCACTTGGCTCGAGACCACGGCGCGGAAGCGGGTGCTGTCGTCGTCGCCGGTGGATCTGTCCGCCACCTTCCGCGACAAGATCTTCGAGAGCGTGCCCGCCGTGGTGCTGACCAGTGCCACGCTGGCGACGGGCACGGAGAGCGAGAGCCCGTTCCGCTATCTACGCTCGCGGGTGGGGCTCGGCGGCGAAGACCTGGACGTGACGGAGCTCCTGGTCCCGTCGCCCTTCGACTTCGAAGGCCACGCCCTCCTGTACACGCCGAAGGATCTGCCGTCGCCGCGATCGCCGGAATTCGAAGCGCGGGCCAGCGAGCGCATCGCGAAGCTGGTGGAGCTGACGGACGGTGGCGCCTTCGTGCTCACCACTTCCCTCCGGTCCATGCGGGGGCTCGCGCGCTCCCTTCGCGAAGCGCTGCCCGACCGCGAGATCCTGCTCCAGGGCGACGCGCCCAAGACGCGGCTGCTCGAGAGCTTTCGCCAGAGCGGCTCCGCCGTGTTGGTCGCGACCATGGGCTTTTGGGAAGGCGTGGACGTGCCGGGCTCTGCCCTGCGCCTGGTGGTGCTCGAGAAGGTGCCGTTCTCGGTGCCCACGGATCCGATTGCCGTGGCTCGCG
The window above is part of the Polyangiaceae bacterium genome. Proteins encoded here:
- a CDS encoding biopolymer transporter ExbD, which gives rise to MGVKLGGGRGGRGGFRDINVTPLVDVMLVLLVVFMVTAPLLTTGLRIDLPEVKAAQTPVKDARLLVTVTKDERILFGEKDVTGRIDQALKESARVQKERQLFIRADKDARYGVVALVVAAARNSGVESLNLLVQPELEEVPDDEPSPKQPGSGGSAPAGSAP
- a CDS encoding TonB C-terminal domain-containing protein, whose protein sequence is MSSTSASTFSTVEISTAVVFAAVIQMAFVLLLILAGAGNAKIVAKEPPPPKEIPIAVQPVMDDLPLLKLGGRKKVRAKLPDMWKKQPPIPIKRFEEKSAPSETAKDDPKEIPTSEVAKGDAEAPPPDAEIAKQVDETLDAGPQPDASVPEGEGSPDGVKEGTETDPLKARAVSLYKMKILGWFNARFRPPAGQIPCAELKKLSTGVSATVGPDRTVNGYSITRPSGNATFDAKVKATMDGIVGQQLPPPPPLYPDLAIGAAVYPTFSGAGAKCE
- a CDS encoding OmpA family protein, yielding MKPTTLLTLALGSALLVGCGGDEKKPPMAPTGDTTAPTATAATEDNPKPDDDPSKSQINISEEIKKACGISDSDAYFAFDSAHIRPQDHKILGQLATCFTSGPLAGREMRLVGHADPRGDEDYNMVLGGRRADNVKAFIVQKGLDDGKVVTSSRGEMDATGTDESSWSRDRRVDVMLGE
- a CDS encoding branched-chain amino acid transaminase, encoding MVEHGEKVWQNGEIVDWAQAGQASLLTHTLHYGVGAFEGIRCYRRAGGESCIFRLQEHVDRLFESCRLVLMKPKVSRGQVFDGCIQVMRENRLDEAYLRPLVTIGDGAMGVYAPDNPVNTYVIGWKWGTYLGKDALESGIRCRISSFSRHHINVSFAKGKLVGQYINSVMAKQEAKLDGFDEAILTDVNGYVSEGSGENIFVVKKGVLRTPPLSASILAGITRDTVLTLAREQGIRVREEYITRDELYLADEVFFTGTAAEVTPVVEVDHRPIGSGKVGEISRTLQQRYFDVVRGKDDSHPEWLTRI
- a CDS encoding PilZ domain-containing protein, with the protein product MSPRSNTPPPGALHGTRRQEGGARREASERVVLRREGVEVMGWTLNLSRGGVRIIVEDPIELDGEYDILIGDEEGSGRKGRIVWIQDEADGQIAGVQFVTADGKLESGPPPKTDAG
- a CDS encoding SurA N-terminal domain-containing protein; protein product: MLSLFRRGGAGQVIIGAVVFAIIIVFVLEFRAGRQATQSALSRDCAVKVMDRCVDRKEYFASFGLIVPRGVPQKKIRAMGLRRQVAEGLVERELLLSEAERLGVSISEKEIDDELATGKAHVSIPVGQVSFLSYSLGIGEDGVRELPVKSVQTEAFDYKIYERVVRNTTNRSPKEFKEMQRRELIAARVRDLVRARVRVSVKEAEAQWTRERSKAVARIVHVDKAWFAKYAVDTSDAAMEAWAKENPQQLDEAWKADKKNWTAGCLLVSEILVPVDPETPDENKVDLRKKIEDAAARLKNKEPFDLVARDLSQGSSATWGGEVGCLGEGYGVGAKELGEAAAKMKPGEVSPVLETARGFHILRLDGKLAESSIDKVGRLANARRLAVALEADALTKKFADEVIERAQKGDKLEDVVKELSRSYLLPHFAGKKDEEPKPLSADNRPRVEISAPFNEIGGPSLNTTAGENPAHDVFALDKVDAVVKKPLTTDTGLAVLQLKEKTMAKHEDFEKDRVDVLDGLRAAKARDAISRYIVELRDKAKDKILIDPRILEEGKDDESDGS
- a CDS encoding MotA/TolQ/ExbB proton channel family protein; protein product: MTDGAQANLDPVQLMLDSSGVVKVVLLILLLASTAVWIIWILKWLQLGRLRTAQHKFEKDAEGVSSASDLISLALKHRASPGGRVVLELAKRHHHPNLSSDLLMAVAKRAIASEYQRAATLMPTLSSIASASPFIGLFGTVWGIMSAFLRIGVEKSASLPVVAPAIGEALIATAFGLVAAIPATIGFNYVDRRIGDLLEELGASAEAWAETLAADPGGPTSAVPLVKQSDRPPPAPQMGYAGG
- a CDS encoding ATP-dependent DNA helicase, producing MSARELLGDSGPLSRHLPGYEVRAGQLEMADAVERALAEDRILLCEAGTGTGKTLAYLVPAILSGRKVVVSTATRALQEQIAERDLPLIERALGIDPRAQVMKGLSNYLCLRRFEEARRRSLGSAIGTVENWRRETESGDIAELDALAEDAAIWREVTSSSDTRVGSACEHYEECFVTRMKRRAERARLLIVNHHLFFADLALRGPHPGRVIPDYDAVIFDEAHQLEDVATDFFGIRVSSARIDAFLRDAERAFLFADSLKLGSSGRWESVVNAVRTAAERFWRQLSGDAGAARESRVPVERDLWVGELAAAWHELDARLEDVANVAASIRGALSGPRQKLHGAVGLSEALEVVERRAGEARDNLAVIAEGAPGRVTWLETTARKRVLSSSPVDLSATFRDKIFESVPAVVLTSATLATGTESESPFRYLRSRVGLGGEDLDVTELLVPSPFDFEGHALLYTPKDLPSPRSPEFEARASERIAKLVELTDGGAFVLTTSLRSMRGLARSLREALPDREILLQGDAPKTRLLESFRQSGSAVLVATMGFWEGVDVPGSALRLVVLEKVPFSVPTDPIAVARANAIEAEGGNPFMELSVPSAAILLKQGFGRLIRTVTDHGIVALLDERVHRRGYGKRLLATLPPARRSDDLAEVEQAWRAMSQVSVSCATAAGPSR
- a CDS encoding insulinase family protein; translated protein: MEKVHRVVIDAHLRVGPRYESAENNGVSHFLEHMLYRGTPRHPSSHEQALAFESLGGTLVAATYVDHGTMAIAVPPESLSRALPLFCEVFRSPVFDGMDIEKGIVREEILEGLDESGTDVDPDNLVRQLAFGEHPLGYPITGSIEHVERMTEPLLHEHHGAHYVGDNTVLTVAGPVNAADVEAQVRAGLGPIARGGQPRSPAVPEQTEARFRHVRHQGSQTAVRVAFRAPGDHDPGEPATEMLLRVLDDGMSTRLYHRICDSRGLCYDVSAAYEAYAEGGLFDIAAESEHERAPEVLDEVFGLMKDLAAQGPTAEELDKAKTRYAWQLQELLDDPAEAAEFFGFGMLTGVARTPAERLAELSDVSTEDVRRAAEHMVRRASLSVVTVGLLSKKLQARVERAVSSF